From the genome of Salmonella enterica subsp. houtenae serovar Houten:
CGAAGTGTGCCCGCGCACCCGTTAATCGGAGGCGTCTTTACACATTATTTTCGCTAATGCCGCGTGCAGACGTGGCATCCTTGCGCCAAAATTTGTACAATGCAGCGCCCCCGGACGAGCAGTAAGCTCACCGGGGCGTTTCTTTTTTCAACCCTCCAGGGGCCATAACGTGTAATAACGAGGCCGGAATAGCATATGTCTGAACAAATTGTCACACCTGAAAGCAATACCCCAGTAGTTCCCAACAACGAAGCAAAAATCAACCTGCTGGATCTGAACCGTCAGCAGATGCGCGAGTTTTTTAAAAACTTAGGTGAAAAGCCTTTCCGCGCCGATCAGGTGATGAAATGGATGTATCACTATTGCTGCGATAATTTTGATGAGATGACCGACATCAACAAAGTGTTGCGCGGCAAACTAAAAGAAGTCGCGGAAATCCGCGCGCCGGAGGTGGTGGAAGAGCAGCGTTCCGCAGACGGCACCATTAAGTGGGCGATTGCTGTCGGCGATCAGCGCGTTGAAACGGTCTACATCCCGGAGGACGACCGCGCTACGCTGTGCGTTTCTTCACAGGTAGGGTGTGCGTTGGAGTGCAAATTTTGTTCAACTGCGCAGCAGGGCTTTAACCGCAACCTGCGCGTATCGGAAATTATCGGTCAGGTCTGGCGGGCGGCGAAAATTGTCGGCGCGGCTAAAGTCACCGGCCAGCGTCCGATCACCAACGTGGTCATGATGGGGATGGGGGAGCCGTTGCTTAACCTGACCAACGTCGTGCCAGCGATGGAAATTATGCTCGATGACTTTGGTTTCGGCCTGTCCAAACGCCGTGTTACGCTCTCAACGTCTGGCGTAGTGCCTGCGCTGGATAAGCTGGGCGATATGATAGACGTCGCGCTGGCCATCTCCTTGCACGCGCCGAATGACGCCATTCGCGACGAAATCGTCCCGATCAACAAAAAATACAATATCGAAACGTTCCTGGGCGCGGTTCGCCGCTACCTGGAGAAATCCAACGCCAATCAGGGGCGCGTGACGATTGAATACGTAATGCTTGACCACGTCAACGACGGCACTGACCACGCGCATCAACTGGCGGAGCTATTAAAAGAGACGCCTTGTAAGATTAATCTGATTCCGTGGAACCCGTTCCCTGGCGCGCCGTATGGCCGCAGCTCCAACAGCCGCATCGATCGCTTTTCTAAAGTTTTGATGAGCTATGGTTTCACGACCATCGTGCGTAAGACACGCGGCGATGACATTGATGCGGCGTGCGGACAGTTGGCTGGCGACGTGATTGACCGTACCAAACGTACTCTGCGTAAGCGTATGCAGGGAGAGGCGATTGACATCAAGGCCATCTGATAGCAGTTGCGCCACGGTATATTTGTTATACCGTGGCGCAATGTCAGTTGACTAATGTTTTGCATTGTACTTGTCTGGTCAATAATAACGGTGCGTTTTTGCCGACTTTAAGGCAGTATGTAACGGTGCAACAAGAGGTTAGCCTTATGTCGTAAGCGGTTTTGTCATCAGCGGTCTGACAGGCTTATACTGTCTGACTAAGGTTAACTAACCTGATGTTTCGCGGTGTGGGCGGGCATTATGGCTCGTCGGCGCCTGAACCCTAATTTACACGTACCTGTAGCTGTAGCGAATGAATACTGAAGCCACGCACGACCAAAATGAAGCACAAACTACCGGCGTTCGTCTGCGCAATGCCCGTGAACAACTCGGACTCAGCCAGCAGGCTGTCGCTGAGCGACTTTGTCTGAAAGTTTCTACGGTACGCGATATTGAAGAAGATAAGGCGCCGTCCGATCTTGCCTCAACCTTCCTGCGCGGATATATCCGCTCCTATGCGCGTCTGGTACATGTTCCCGAAGAGGAACTGTTGCCGGGGCTGGAAAAACAGGCTCCGCTGCGCGCCGCCAAAGTCGCTCCAATGCAGAGTTTCTCCTTAGGAAAACGTCGTAAAAAACGCGACGGCTGGTTAATGTCTTTTACCTGGCTGGTACTGTTTGTGGTCGTGGGACTAACCGGCGCCTGGTGGTGGCAGAACCATAAGGCGCAGCAGGAAGAGATCACGACGATGGCCGATCAAAGCACGGCGGAACTGAACGCAGATAAAGACGGCGGCCAAAGCGTACCGCTGGACACTCGTGCCGCGGCAAGCCAGGATACGACGTCAGTGCAAACGGCTCCTGCGACGCCGGATGATTCGACGGCGGCGATGACGCCGCAAACGCCAGCGACGACGCAAAATACCGTAGTCGCACCTTCGCAGGCGAATGTCGATACGGCTGCCGCTTCTGCCGCGGCAACGGAGACGCCATCCGCGCTGCCGACCAATCAGGCTGGCGTAGCGGCGCCTGCTGCCGATCCGAACGCGCTGGTGATGAATTTTACCGCTGACTGCTGGCTCGAAGTAACTGACGCCACGGGTAAGAAACTGTTTAGCGGTATGCAGCGTAAAGATGGCAGTTTAAACCTAACCGGACAGGCGCCTTATAAGCTTAAAATTGGTGCGCCGGCCGCGGTGCAGATCCAGTATCAAGGAAAACCTGTCGATCTGAGCCGCTTTATCAGAACTAATCAGGTTGCGCGTCTGACCCTCAATGCCGAATCAACACCGGCGCAGTAACAGACGGGTAACGCGGGAGATTTCTCATGCATAACCAGGCTTCGATTCAACGTAGAAAATCGACACGTATTTACGTTGGCAATGTGCCGATTGGCGATGGCGCCCCCATCACCGTCCAGTCGATGACCAACACGCGCACCACGGATGTGGCGGCGACGGTGAGTCAAATTAAAGCGCTTGAGCGCGTGGGCGCGGATATTGTACGTGTCTCCGTGCCGACCATGGACGCCGCCGAAGCATTTAAGCTCATCAAACAGCAGGTCAGCGTCCCGCTGGTCGCCGACATTCACTTCGATTACCGCATTGCGCTAAAAGTCGCGGAATATGGCGTCGATTGTCTGCGCATCAATCCCGGCAATATCGGTAACGAAGAACGCATCCGCATGGTAGTGGACTGCGCGCGCGACAAAAATATCCCTATCCGTATCGGCGTAAATGCCGGATCGCTGGAAAAAGATCTCCAGGAAAAATACGGTGAGCCGACCCCACAGGCGTTGCTGGAATCGGCAATGCGCCATGTCGATCATCTTGATCGTCTCAACTTCGACCAGTTCAAAGTAAGCGTAAAAGCGTCAGATGTTTTCCTTGCCGTTGAGTCTTATCGTCTGTTGGCTAAACAGATCGATCAGCCCCTGCATCTGGGGATCACCGAAGCGGGCGGCGCGCGTAGCGGGGCGGTGAAATCCGCGATTGGTCTGGGCTTATTATTGTCGGAAGGGATCGGTGATACGTTGCGCGTCTCTCTGGCCGCCGACCCGGTGGAAGAGATCAAAGTAGGTTTTGATATCCTGAAGTCGCTGCGCATTCGCGCGCGTGGCATCAATTTCATTGCTTGCCCGACCTGTTCTCGCCAGGAGTTCGACGTTATCGGCACGGTGAACGCGCTGGAGCAACGTCTGGAAGATATCATCACCCCGATGGACGTCTCGATCATCGGCTGCGTGGTGAATGGGCCAGGCGAAGCGCTGGTGTCGACGCTGGGCGTGACGGGCGGCAATAAGAAAAGCGGTCTGTATGAAGATGGCGTGCGTAAAGATCGTCTCGATAACGACGATATGATCGCGCAGCTTGAATCCCGTATTCGCGCGAAAGCAAGTCAACTTGATGAAGCGCGTCGGATTGACGTGCTGCAGGTTGAAAAATAAGAACGTGATGGGAAGCGGCGTGCTTCCCGTGTATGATTGAACCCGCATGGCTCCCGGTTCGTTCGGGGAAGCGCTGAGGGTTCATTTTTATATTCAGAAAGAGAATAAACGTGGCAAAAAACATTCAAGCCATTCGCGGCATGAACGATTATCTGCCTGGCGAAACCGCCATCTGGCAGCGCATTGAAGGCACACTCAAAAACGTGCTCGGCAGCTACGGTTACAGTGAAATCCGCTTGCCGATTGTAGAGCAGACCCCGTTGTTCAAACGCGCGATCGGTGAAGTTACTGACGTGGTTGAAAAAGAGATGTACACCTTTGAGGATCGCAACGGCGATAGCCTGACATTGCGTCCTGAAGGTACGGCGGGTTGCGTACGCGCCGGCATCGAACATGGTCTCCTGTACAATCAGGAACAGCGTTTGTGGTATATCGGGCCGATGTTCCGTCATGAACGTCCGCAGAAAGGTCGCTACCGTCAGTTCCATCAGTTAGGCGCCGAAGTCTTTGGCTTACAAGGTCCGGATATCGATGCGGAGCTGATTATGCTGACCGCACGCTGGTGGCGCGCGCTGGGCATTGCTGAACACGTTAGCCTGGAGTTGAACTCTATTGGTTCGTTAGAGGCGCGTGCGAACTATCGCGATGCGCTGGTCGCGTTCCTCGAACAGCATCAAGAGACGCTGGATGAAGACTGCAAACGCCGGATGTATACCAATCCGCTGCGCGTGCTGGATTCAAAAAACCCGGACGTGCAGGCGCTGCTCAACGACGCGCCCGCACTGGGAGACTATCTTGATGTCGATTCACGCGAGCACTTTGCCGGCCTGTGCAAATTGCTGGACGCGGCGGGGATTGCCTACACCGTCAACCAGCGTCTGGTGCGCGGTCTTGACTACTACAACCGCACCGTATTTGAATGGGTAACGAACAGTCTGGGATCACAAGGCACCGTCTGTGCGGGGGGGCGTTATGACGGTCTGGTGGAACAACTGGGCGGTCGTGCTACCCCGGCAGTGGGCTTTGCGATGGGGCTGGAACGACTTGTTTTGTTAGTTCAGGCCGTTAATCCGGAATTTATTGCCTCTCCTGTTGTCGATATATACCTGGTGGCTGCCGGCGCACAAACGCAGTCTGCGGCAATGACGCTGGCGGAGCGCCTGCGCGATGAAATGCCAGGCGTGAAGCTAATGACAAACCACGGCGGCGGCAACTTTAAGAAACAGTTTGCCCGCGCCGATAAGTGGGGCGCCCGTATTGCACTGGTTCTTGGCGAATCTGAAGTCGCCAATGGGACTGTTGTAGTGAAGGATTTGCGCTCCGGTGAGCAAACGGCAGTGGCGCAGGACAGCGTCGCCGCGCATTTGCGCACTTTATTGGGCTAAGGAGAAGGACAGCGTGGAAATTTACGAGAACGAACACGACCAGGTGGATGCGATTAAACGCTTCTTTGCCGAAAACGGCAAAGCGCTGGCTGTCGGAGTGATTTTAGGGGTTGGCGCGCTGGTTGGCTGGCGTTACTGGGGCAGTCATCAGACGGAGTCCGCGCGTGCTGCTTCTCTGGCGTATCAAAATACGGTGACGGCGGTAAGCGCCGATAAGCCGGATAGTATTCCCGCCGCTGAAAAATTCGCGGCTGAGAATAAAAACACCTATGGTGCGCTGGCATCTATGGAACTGGCGCAGCAGTTTGTGGATAAGAATGACCTTAAAAAGGCCGAAGCCCAGTTGCAGCAGGGGTTGGCGGCTACCAGTGATGAAAATCTCAAAGCGGTGATTAATCTGCGTCTCGCTCGCGTTCAGGTACAGCTCAAGCAAGCTGACGCCGCGCTGAAAACTCTGGATGCCGTTAAAGGCGAAGGATGGACGGCAATTGTCGCTGATTTGCGCGGCGAAGCGTTGCTGAGTAAGGGTGATAAAAAAGGCGCGCGCAGCGCATGGGAAGCGGGCGTCAATAGCGATGCTTCTCCGGCGTTGAGCGAAATGATGCAGATGAAAATCAATAATTTGTCCATCTGAGAGGGACCCGATGCAATTGCGTAAATTACTTCTGCCAGGGTTGCTTTCCGTTACCCTGCTCAGTGGCTGTTCACTGTTTAGCGGCGAAGAAGATGTCGTTAAGATGTCTCCGTTACCGCAAGTTGAAAACCAGTTTACCCCGACGACAGCCTGGAGCACCTCTGTCGGCAACGGAATTGGCGACTTTTATTCTAACCTTCACCCGGTAATGGCGGACAACGTGGTCTATGCCGCCTCGCGCGCGGGCGTGGTAAAAGCGCTCAATGCGGATGATGGCAAAGAGATCTGGTCTGTGAATCTGGGCGAGAAAGACGGCTGGTTCTCCCGTTCGTCCGCGCTGTTGTCCGGCGGCGTCACGGTCGCGGGCGGCCATGTCTATATCGGCAGTGAAAAGGCCGAGGTGTATGCGCTGAATACCAGCGATGGCACTACGGCATGGCAGACGAAGGTCGCAGGCGAAGCGTTGTCTCGTCCGGTTGTCAGTGATGGCATAGTCCTTATCCATACCAGCAACGGTCAGTTGCAGGCGCTAAATCAGGCGGATGGCGCAATTAAATGGACAGTGAACCTGGATATGCCTTCACTGTCGCTGCGTGGCGAATCTGCGCCGGCAACCGCCTTCGGCGCGGCTATCGTTGGTGGTGATAATGGCCGCGTCAGCGCCGTGTTGATGCAACAAGGGCAGATGATTTGGCAACAGCGTATCTCCCAGGCCACTGGCCCGACGGAAATTGACCGTCTGAGCGACGTTGATACCACGCCGGTAGTAGTGAACGGCGTCGTTTATGCGTTGGCGTATAACGGTAACTTAACGGCGCTGGATTTGCGTAGCGGTCAGATTATGTGGAAACGCGAGCTGGGTTCGGTCAATGACTTTATTGTCGACGGCGACCGTATCTACCTGGTCGATCAGAACGATCGCGTGCTGGCGTTGACTACTGACGGCGGTGTAACGCTGTGGACGCAAAGCGATCTGCTGCACCGTTTGTTGACCTCTCCGGTACTGTATAATGGTGATTTAGTTGTCGGTGATAGCGAAGGTTATCTGCACTGGATTAATGTTGATGACGGGCGTTTTGTGGCCCAACAGAAAGTAGACAGTTCCGGTTTCCTGACTGAACCGACGGTGGCGGAGGGTAAACTGCTCATCCAGGCCAAAGACGGGACGGTCTACGCGATTACGCGTTAATCGTCACGGTTGTGCGTTTTAAAAAACGGCTCCTGGTGTAGGGGCCGTTTTCCTGTTTTTAACAATGGCGCAAAATGCGCGCGTTGTCTGATGATTTTTTAAATGAGGCTTTAAACATGGTACCTGTGGTCGCGCTTGTCGGGCGCCCTAACGTCGGAAAATCCACGCTATTTAACCGTCTGACCCGCACCCGAGATGCGCTGGTTGCGGATTTCCCGGGTCTGACTCGTGACCGTAAGTACGGTCGTGCGGAGGTTGAAGGCCGCGAGTTTATCTGTATCGACACCGGCGGTATTGACGGCACCGAAGACGGCGTCGAAACGCGGATGGCGGAGCAGTCGCTGCTGGCGATTGAAGAGGCGGATGTGGTGTTATTCATGGTGGATGCGCGCGCTGGTCTGATGCCGGCGGATGAAGCGATTGCCAAACATCTGCGTTCCCGTGAAAAACCGACCTTCCTGGTGGCGAATAAAACTGATGGTCTCGATCCCGATCAGGCGGTTGTCGATTTTTACTCGCTGGGATTAGGCGAAATTTACCCTATCGCCGCATCGCATGGTCGCGGCGTATTGAGCCTGCTGGAGCATGTGCTTCTGCCGTGGATGGATGATGTCGCGCCGCAGGAAGAGGTAGATGAAGATGCGGAATACTGGGCGCAATTTGAGGCGGAACAAAATGGCGAAGAAGCGCCGGAAGATGACTTCAATCCGCAAGATCTGCCAATTAAATTAGCGATTGTCGGTCGTCCGAATGTAGGTAAGTCCACGCTCACTAACCGTATTCTCGGCGAAGAACGCGTGGTGGTATATGACATGCCGGGCACCACTCGCGACAGCATTTATATCCCGATGGAACGCGACGAACGGGAATATGTACTGATTGACACCGCGGGGGTACGTAAGCGCGGAAAAATCACCGATGCGGTAGAAAAGTTCTCGGTGATTAAAACGTTGCAGGCGATTGAAGACGCTAACGTCGTACTGTTAGTTATCGATGCGCGCGAGGGGATCTCTGACCAGGATTTGTCTCTGCTGGGCTTTATCCTCAATAGTGGGCGCTCACTTGTTATCGTGGTCAACAAATGGGATGGCCTGAGCCAGGAAGTCAAAGAGCAGGTGAAAGAGACGCTGGATTTCCGTCTGGGCTTTATTGATTTTGCCCGCGTTCATTTTATCTCTGCGCTGCACGGCAGCGGCGTCGGCAACCTGTTTGAGTCCGTACGCGAGGCTTACGACAGTTCCACTCGCCGGGTGAGCACGGCGATGCTGACCCGTATTATGACGATGGCGGTTGAAGATCATCAGCCGCCGCTGGTGCGAGGTCGCCGCGTGAAGCTGAAATATGCCCACGCTGGCGGCTATAACCCGCCGATTGTGGTTATTCACGGCAACCAGGTAAAAGATCTGCCAGACTCCTATAAGCGCTATCTGATGAACTACTTCCGCAAGTCGTTGGAAGTGATGGGAACGCCGATTCGCATTCAGTTTAAAGAAGGGGAGAACCCGTATGCGAACAAGCGTAACACACTGACGCCAACGCAAATGCGCAAACGTAAGCGTCTGATTAAGCACATCAAGAAAAGCAAATAACGGTTTTTCAGTCATATTCCAGGCCTGATAAGCGTAGCGCTATCAGGCCTTTTGATAAAAAGTGGATCACGCGCCTGAGGAGAATGTTATGGAAATAACCTGCCCCGTTTGCCATCACGCGCTGGAGCGCAATGGCGATACTGCGCATTGCGCGACATGCGCTAAAGATTTCTCGTTACAGGCAATTTGTCCTGACTGCCGCCAGCCGTTACAGGTTTTGAAAGCCTGCGGCGCGGTGGACTATTTTTGCCAGAACGGTCATGGCTTAATTTCAAAAAAACGGGTTAATTTCGTTATCACTGATTAATAATCGCTGGCGATGCAACTCGATCCGGATAGCGTCAAAATATCCTGACAACTTCCTCATTCTTGAATACCGCGAAAAAGAAACGAAAGAGATCGACTACGGTGAAAGCGTATGAGCATTCTGGTTTAAGCGCGCCATCACCCATTAAGAGCGTGTTACATTTGTGCGATGTTTATATTAATCACAAACACACGCTTCGCCTTTTTGCCACAGTTCGACAAGGGAGGCTGGCGCGTCGTTTTCGGGAACCAGAATAACAATGTCTGTATATTGCGCCTGTTGGTGCTGCGTCCAGATTATCTGAATTCGGAAATAGCGTTGGTCGCCTCTGCCGGGGGAGTTCACCTGGCCGGGCGGCGACCCTACGGGTAACGTTTGCTTCAGAATATCGGTGACCCGCTGGCGTTGGGGAGCCGTCAATGTTGCTAAAGTGATCTTGCGCTGCTTATTTAGCATAGGGATAAATGCCACCCCGCCTTCACGCGCCAGTTCCACAATTGCGTCATCAGTAAGCTCAGGGATATCCATTTATAGTACTCCTACCGTTTTCCATGCCTGCTCAATGGCGGAAGCCGTTGTTTGTCCGGAACGTTTTTCTCCGTGGACGATGGTGAGTCTGGCAAAGTCCGCAAAACTGGCATTCTGGGCGAGATTACGATCGCACAGTGTGTCATACCAGGCAAAACCGGCTTTTTCCCAGGCATAACCGCCGATTTGGCAGGCGGCAAGGTAAAACGCCCGGTTCGGGATGCCGGAATTAAGATGCACGCCGCCATTGTCTTCACGAGTTTTAATAAAGTTCTGCATATGGGCGGGCTGGGGGTCTTTTCCAAGCAGCGGATCGTCATACGCGGAGCCGGGCGTGGCCATCGAGCGTAACCCTTTGCCGTTAATCCCTTTAGCCAGTAGCCCTTCGCCAATAATCCAGTCGGCCTGCCCGGCAGTTTGCTGGAGATGGAACTGTTTTACCAGTGAGCCAAAAACGTCGGAAAGCGATTCATTCAATGCGCCGGCCTGCGCAAAATAAATTAAACCGGCTTCTGTTTCTGTTACCCCGTGGGTCAACTCATGCGCGACGACATCAATCGCAATCGTAAATCGGTTAAATATTTCGCCGTCACCGTCGCCAAATACCATCTGCTGCCCATTCCAGAACGCGTTCTGATAGTCGCGACCGTAATGTACCGTGCCGGTAAGCGCCAGGCCTTTATTGTCCAGCGAATCACGATGGTAGATTTTCCAGAAAAAATCATGGGTGATGCCGAGATAATCATAAGCTTCGTCAACGGCGATATCGCCGTTGGACGGTTGTCCCTCATGGCGAACCTGGAATCCAGGTAATTCCTGCGTTTGTTTGGCGTCGTAAATATCACGCTCAAGCTGACCAGGATGGGCGGGGGGCGGCACAAGCGATTTGACAGGTTTATGCGCCATCAGGGTTTGCACATGCGTTAACGTCAAACGGGCGCATCGCTGCTGGGGCGCCGAGCCGTTCGCGATAATACGGCGCAAAATATAAGGTGGGATGACAGGGTGGCAAGAAATAGTATTCATACCGATCTCCTTATTGCGGACAACGCCGAAAAGAACATCAGTAGTATAGATTGTGAGCATCAAAGCATTATATGCTTTTATCCTAAACGGATCTTTTTTACTGGTTTGATGGTGGTTACTTCACTGGTTACCCAACCGTCCTTCAGACGCGTGGTTATCGTATCGCCCACGTTAAGTTGTTTCACTTTTTTCAGCACGTTACCGTCGGCTGTGGTTGAGACACTGTAGCCTCGCGCCAGCGTTGCCAACGGGCTAACGGCTTCCAGGTGCGTTACCATATTGCCGAAGCGTTCGCGCTGTTCGCTTAAGCGCGCGTGGAGGTTTTCCGCCAGACGATATTCCAGTTGCTGAATGCGCGATTGCGCGCGGTGAATACGTGGTTGCGGGTTTTGCTGGCTCAAACGCTGTAACGCGCGCTGCTGGCGCTGGTTCGCCTGTTTTAACTGGTTTTCCAGAGCAAAATGCATACGCTGGTGCAGCCGTTCCAGAGTGGTCTGCTGACGCGCCAGCCGCAGTTGAGGATGCTGTTGTTGCAGACGGTGGTACAGTTGACTAAAGCGCCGCTGGCGGTTAGCCAAATAATAATCCATCGCCATTTCCAGCCGCTGGCGTGCGGTCTGCATTTGGCGCAGTAGCTCCTGCTGGTTGCGGCTGATGATTTCCGCCGCTGCGGACGGCGTCGGCGCGCGCAGGTCGGCGACAAAATCGGCTATCGTGACGTCCGTTTCGTGACCGACGGCGCTCACCACTGGTATGGCGCTTGCAAAAATGGCCCGTGCGACGCGCTCGTCGTTAAAGCTCCATAAATCTTCCAGTGAGCCGCCGCCGCGCCCGACAATCAGCACGTCGCACTCTTTGCGGATGTTAGCGAGCTCAATGGCGCGCACGATCTGCCCTGGCGCATCGTCGCCCTGAACTGCCGTCGGGTAGATAATGACCGGCAACGAAGGATCACGACGTTTTAGTATGTGGAGAATATCGTGCAACGCCGCGCCGGTTTTCGAGGTAATCACCCCAACGCAGTGGGCCGGGGAGGGAAGTTGCAGCTTGTATTGCTGATCGAACAAGCCTTCCGCCTGCAGTTTGGCTTTGAGCTGCTCATACTTCTGTTGCAAAAGCCCTTCGCCAGCAGGCTGCATACTTTCGGCGATAATCTGATAATCGCCGCGCGGCTCGTACAGCGTAATATTGGCGCGTACCAGTACTTGCTGCCCGTGCTGAGGGCGGAATGTGACCCGACGATTGCTGTTACGGAACATCGCACAGCGCACCTGGGCGGTATCGTCTTTGAGCGTAAAGTACCAGTGACCTGAAGCAGGCTGCGTGAAATTAGAAATTTCGCCGCTGATCCATACCTGCCCCATCTCCTGTTCTAACAGCAGACGAACCGTCTGGTTAAGGCGGCTTACGGTAAAAATTGAGGACGTCTGAGAGGATAACATGTGAGCGGGATCAAATTCTAAATCAGCAGGTTATTCAATTGATAGTAACCTGCTCACTGGGGATCGCAAGCACTATTTGCAAAAAAGTGTAGATGCAACCGATTACGTTCTGTATAATGCCGCGGCAATATTTATTAACCTCCCAGGTGAGATATTGCCCATGCTACGTATCGCTAAAGAAGCCCTGACGTTTGACGACGTCCTCCTTGTTCCCGCTCACTCCACCGTTCTGCCGAATACTGCCGATCTCAGCACGCAA
Proteins encoded in this window:
- the STY2763a gene encoding Protein of uncharacterised function (DUF1407), which gives rise to MEITCPVCHHALERNGDTAHCATCAKDFSLQAICPDCRQPLQVLKACGAVDYFCQNGHGLISKKRVNFVITD
- the prtS gene encoding Protease prtS precursor — translated: MNTISCHPVIPPYILRRIIANGSAPQQRCARLTLTHVQTLMAHKPVKSLVPPPAHPGQLERDIYDAKQTQELPGFQVRHEGQPSNGDIAVDEAYDYLGITHDFFWKIYHRDSLDNKGLALTGTVHYGRDYQNAFWNGQQMVFGDGDGEIFNRFTIAIDVVAHELTHGVTETEAGLIYFAQAGALNESLSDVFGSLVKQFHLQQTAGQADWIIGEGLLAKGINGKGLRSMATPGSAYDDPLLGKDPQPAHMQNFIKTREDNGGVHLNSGIPNRAFYLAACQIGGYAWEKAGFAWYDTLCDRNLAQNASFADFARLTIVHGEKRSGQTTASAIEQAWKTVGVL
- the xseA gene encoding exodeoxyribonuclease VII large subunit, with translation MLSSQTSSIFTVSRLNQTVRLLLEQEMGQVWISGEISNFTQPASGHWYFTLKDDTAQVRCAMFRNSNRRVTFRPQHGQQVLVRANITLYEPRGDYQIIAESMQPAGEGLLQQKYEQLKAKLQAEGLFDQQYKLQLPSPAHCVGVITSKTGAALHDILHILKRRDPSLPVIIYPTAVQGDDAPGQIVRAIELANIRKECDVLIVGRGGGSLEDLWSFNDERVARAIFASAIPVVSAVGHETDVTIADFVADLRAPTPSAAAEIISRNQQELLRQMQTARQRLEMAMDYYLANRQRRFSQLYHRLQQQHPQLRLARQQTTLERLHQRMHFALENQLKQANQRQQRALQRLSQQNPQPRIHRAQSRIQQLEYRLAENLHARLSEQRERFGNMVTHLEAVSPLATLARGYSVSTTADGNVLKKVKQLNVGDTITTRLKDGWVTSEVTTIKPVKKIRLG
- the yfgA gene encoding Uncharacterized protein HI0367, which produces MNTEATHDQNEAQTTGVRLRNAREQLGLSQQAVAERLCLKVSTVRDIEEDKAPSDLASTFLRGYIRSYARLVHVPEEELLPGLEKQAPLRAAKVAPMQSFSLGKRRKKRDGWLMSFTWLVLFVVVGLTGAWWWQNHKAQQEEITTMADQSTAELNADKDGGQSVPLDTRAAASQDTTSVQTAPATPDDSTAAMTPQTPATTQNTVVAPSQANVDTAAASAAATETPSALPTNQAGVAAPAADPNALVMNFTADCWLEVTDATGKKLFSGMQRKDGSLNLTGQAPYKLKIGAPAAVQIQYQGKPVDLSRFIRTNQVARLTLNAESTPAQ
- the hisS gene encoding histidyl-tRNA synthetase; its protein translation is MAKNIQAIRGMNDYLPGETAIWQRIEGTLKNVLGSYGYSEIRLPIVEQTPLFKRAIGEVTDVVEKEMYTFEDRNGDSLTLRPEGTAGCVRAGIEHGLLYNQEQRLWYIGPMFRHERPQKGRYRQFHQLGAEVFGLQGPDIDAELIMLTARWWRALGIAEHVSLELNSIGSLEARANYRDALVAFLEQHQETLDEDCKRRMYTNPLRVLDSKNPDVQALLNDAPALGDYLDVDSREHFAGLCKLLDAAGIAYTVNQRLVRGLDYYNRTVFEWVTNSLGSQGTVCAGGRYDGLVEQLGGRATPAVGFAMGLERLVLLVQAVNPEFIASPVVDIYLVAAGAQTQSAAMTLAERLRDEMPGVKLMTNHGGGNFKKQFARADKWGARIALVLGESEVANGTVVVKDLRSGEQTAVAQDSVAAHLRTLLG
- the SBOV25871 gene encoding Uncharacterized protein conserved in bacteria, with protein sequence MEIYENEHDQVDAIKRFFAENGKALAVGVILGVGALVGWRYWGSHQTESARAASLAYQNTVTAVSADKPDSIPAAEKFAAENKNTYGALASMELAQQFVDKNDLKKAEAQLQQGLAATSDENLKAVINLRLARVQVQLKQADAALKTLDAVKGEGWTAIVADLRGEALLSKGDKKGARSAWEAGVNSDASPALSEMMQMKINNLSI
- the rlmN gene encoding Ribosomal RNA large subunit methyl transferase N; protein product: MSEQIVTPESNTPVVPNNEAKINLLDLNRQQMREFFKNLGEKPFRADQVMKWMYHYCCDNFDEMTDINKVLRGKLKEVAEIRAPEVVEEQRSADGTIKWAIAVGDQRVETVYIPEDDRATLCVSSQVGCALECKFCSTAQQGFNRNLRVSEIIGQVWRAAKIVGAAKVTGQRPITNVVMMGMGEPLLNLTNVVPAMEIMLDDFGFGLSKRRVTLSTSGVVPALDKLGDMIDVALAISLHAPNDAIRDEIVPINKKYNIETFLGAVRRYLEKSNANQGRVTIEYVMLDHVNDGTDHAHQLAELLKETPCKINLIPWNPFPGAPYGRSSNSRIDRFSKVLMSYGFTTIVRKTRGDDIDAACGQLAGDVIDRTKRTLRKRMQGEAIDIKAI
- the yfgL gene encoding lipoprotein; its protein translation is MQLRKLLLPGLLSVTLLSGCSLFSGEEDVVKMSPLPQVENQFTPTTAWSTSVGNGIGDFYSNLHPVMADNVVYAASRAGVVKALNADDGKEIWSVNLGEKDGWFSRSSALLSGGVTVAGGHVYIGSEKAEVYALNTSDGTTAWQTKVAGEALSRPVVSDGIVLIHTSNGQLQALNQADGAIKWTVNLDMPSLSLRGESAPATAFGAAIVGGDNGRVSAVLMQQGQMIWQQRISQATGPTEIDRLSDVDTTPVVVNGVVYALAYNGNLTALDLRSGQIMWKRELGSVNDFIVDGDRIYLVDQNDRVLALTTDGGVTLWTQSDLLHRLLTSPVLYNGDLVVGDSEGYLHWINVDDGRFVAQQKVDSSGFLTEPTVAEGKLLIQAKDGTVYAITR
- the engA gene encoding GTP-binding protein EngA; translation: MVPVVALVGRPNVGKSTLFNRLTRTRDALVADFPGLTRDRKYGRAEVEGREFICIDTGGIDGTEDGVETRMAEQSLLAIEEADVVLFMVDARAGLMPADEAIAKHLRSREKPTFLVANKTDGLDPDQAVVDFYSLGLGEIYPIAASHGRGVLSLLEHVLLPWMDDVAPQEEVDEDAEYWAQFEAEQNGEEAPEDDFNPQDLPIKLAIVGRPNVGKSTLTNRILGEERVVVYDMPGTTRDSIYIPMERDEREYVLIDTAGVRKRGKITDAVEKFSVIKTLQAIEDANVVLLVIDAREGISDQDLSLLGFILNSGRSLVIVVNKWDGLSQEVKEQVKETLDFRLGFIDFARVHFISALHGSGVGNLFESVREAYDSSTRRVSTAMLTRIMTMAVEDHQPPLVRGRRVKLKYAHAGGYNPPIVVIHGNQVKDLPDSYKRYLMNYFRKSLEVMGTPIRIQFKEGENPYANKRNTLTPTQMRKRKRLIKHIKKSK